The following coding sequences lie in one Tichowtungia aerotolerans genomic window:
- a CDS encoding DegT/DnrJ/EryC1/StrS family aminotransferase has product MTIPFLDYKAVNQPYFEKIEEAVKRVLRSGWYVLGKEVSAFEKDYASYCGTKHCIGISSGLDALVLVLEAWKEMGKVKAEDQVIVPANTYIASILAISKAGLDPVLAEPDIYCNINPSEIEKLITPKTKVIMAVHLYGQCADMDAINEIAKKHDLLVMEDSAQSQGATYKGKKAGGLSNAAAHSFYPGKNLGAIGEGGAVTTDDQELATTISLLRNYGSEVKYHNQLKGLNNRLDELQAAILRVKLPYLDQDNAKRKLIADTYLKKIQNPKVSLPIIAEHGTPNWHLFVVMTKDRESFIQHLKANGIQTAIHYPIPPHKQPAYSEWNDRSYPETERIHKECVSLPISPAHTLKEAVFIANIINNF; this is encoded by the coding sequence ATGACAATTCCCTTTCTAGATTATAAAGCGGTTAACCAGCCTTACTTTGAAAAAATTGAGGAAGCAGTCAAACGCGTCCTTAGATCAGGATGGTACGTTCTGGGAAAAGAAGTGAGTGCATTCGAAAAAGATTATGCCTCGTACTGCGGAACTAAGCATTGTATTGGCATCAGTAGTGGACTGGATGCGCTCGTACTCGTTCTCGAAGCCTGGAAAGAAATGGGCAAGGTAAAGGCCGAGGACCAGGTAATTGTCCCCGCAAACACCTACATTGCATCTATTTTAGCAATATCGAAGGCGGGACTGGACCCCGTTCTCGCAGAACCAGACATATACTGCAACATTAACCCCTCCGAAATTGAAAAACTGATCACCCCGAAAACCAAAGTTATTATGGCCGTGCACCTTTACGGACAGTGCGCCGACATGGATGCGATTAACGAAATTGCAAAAAAACACGACTTGCTAGTCATGGAAGACTCAGCCCAGTCTCAGGGCGCAACCTATAAAGGAAAAAAAGCTGGCGGACTCTCAAACGCAGCCGCGCACAGCTTCTATCCCGGAAAAAATCTCGGGGCAATCGGAGAAGGCGGAGCAGTCACAACCGATGATCAAGAATTGGCAACAACCATTTCGCTTCTTAGAAACTATGGATCTGAGGTTAAATACCACAACCAACTAAAGGGCCTAAACAATAGACTGGACGAACTTCAAGCAGCCATTCTTCGTGTTAAGCTGCCCTACCTTGACCAAGACAATGCAAAACGAAAACTGATTGCAGACACCTACCTTAAAAAAATACAAAACCCAAAAGTCTCACTGCCTATAATTGCCGAACACGGGACACCAAACTGGCATTTATTTGTCGTAATGACCAAAGACAGAGAAAGCTTTATCCAGCACTTAAAAGCAAACGGAATCCAGACAGCCATTCATTACCCAATCCCTCCTCACAAGCAACCCGCCTATTCAGAATGGAACGATCGCAGCTACCCCGAAACAGAACGAATCCATAAAGAATGTGTCAGCCTGCCGATTAGCCCTGCCCACACACTCAAAGAAGCTGTATTTATTGCAAACATAATCAATAACTTCTAA
- a CDS encoding acyltransferase gives MIQKLADKSAKLKWSKYHLCACLTAWLHDGQFLMGKECRLQVPLKVNGKGRTKIENQVRLGYHLAPKTGRGEILIQARTPESEIIIGKGTALSNNIALISCSKISIGTNCNIGDQVSIYDTDFHEISPETRNNSAGETLPIKIGMNVWIGSRVIILKGVDIGDHCVIAAGSIVTKSIPDRSLAAGIPAKIIRTI, from the coding sequence ATGATTCAGAAACTGGCCGACAAATCGGCCAAACTGAAATGGTCGAAATATCATCTGTGCGCATGCCTCACAGCATGGCTACACGATGGACAATTCCTAATGGGAAAAGAGTGCCGACTTCAAGTTCCCCTGAAAGTGAACGGAAAAGGCCGCACTAAGATCGAAAATCAAGTTCGCCTTGGTTATCACCTCGCCCCCAAAACAGGCCGCGGTGAAATTCTTATTCAGGCCAGAACGCCCGAAAGCGAAATCATCATCGGAAAAGGAACTGCTCTCAGCAACAATATTGCACTGATTTCCTGCTCAAAAATATCAATTGGTACAAACTGTAACATAGGCGACCAGGTTTCCATATACGACACAGACTTCCACGAAATCTCTCCAGAAACACGCAACAACTCTGCCGGAGAAACCCTCCCTATAAAAATTGGCATGAATGTATGGATTGGAAGCCGAGTTATTATCCTAAAAGGTGTAGATATCGGCGACCACTGCGTAATAGCGGCAGGCTCCATCGTCACCAAGTCGATCCCGGATCGTTCATTGGCGGCAGGAATCCCTGCCAAAATCATTCGAACCATTTAA
- a CDS encoding alpha-1,2-fucosyltransferase, which produces MHHALLIAKKQIGKLRLRLSKETTPTAIIMVDGGFCSVLLKYLIGRYIECTYGIQVLYDLTWFQKNGLDCDGKFTRKFQLTQVLPDLKFPIATEQKIHFFKRFFYKRNAAPFVFNENLGEPHAYWDGYFANWKYFEAIKDTALKELDVEKIQLNTVNRRALDQIKSKKISVAVHVRRGDFINSGLCILTADYYLAAIQHIRERFAPCDIHLFVFSNGMEWTKEHILERMPQAVSYTTVEINDNDHGYFDLRLIAECDHQISSNSSFGYWGGLLNKNPDKIVIVPDKWMPDTYTSGNKKALINSEHAHRVPGWTVFSTETYNPLGG; this is translated from the coding sequence ATGCACCACGCCTTACTCATTGCAAAAAAGCAGATCGGAAAGCTACGGCTAAGACTATCAAAAGAAACCACACCGACAGCAATCATTATGGTCGATGGCGGTTTTTGCTCTGTTCTTTTGAAATATCTGATTGGACGCTACATCGAATGCACATACGGAATTCAGGTTCTATACGACCTAACCTGGTTCCAAAAAAATGGCCTGGACTGTGACGGAAAATTCACTCGCAAATTTCAGCTCACGCAAGTATTACCAGATCTAAAATTTCCTATAGCCACAGAACAAAAGATCCATTTCTTCAAGCGTTTCTTTTACAAACGCAACGCTGCTCCGTTCGTATTTAACGAAAATCTAGGCGAACCGCATGCCTACTGGGACGGATACTTTGCCAACTGGAAATATTTTGAGGCGATAAAAGACACAGCCCTCAAGGAACTGGATGTCGAAAAAATCCAGCTAAACACGGTCAATCGAAGAGCTCTCGACCAAATTAAAAGCAAAAAAATATCTGTGGCCGTTCATGTCCGGCGCGGAGACTTCATTAACTCCGGACTTTGTATTTTAACGGCGGACTACTACTTGGCAGCAATCCAACACATCCGCGAAAGATTTGCCCCCTGCGACATACATTTATTTGTCTTTTCTAATGGAATGGAGTGGACCAAAGAACACATTCTGGAGCGGATGCCACAAGCCGTTTCGTATACAACGGTAGAAATCAACGACAATGATCACGGCTACTTTGACTTAAGGCTGATCGCAGAATGCGATCATCAAATCTCATCAAACTCCAGCTTTGGCTATTGGGGGGGATTGCTCAACAAAAACCCGGATAAAATAGTGATCGTCCCCGACAAATGGATGCCCGACACATACACATCCGGAAACAAAAAAGCTCTCATCAACTCCGAGCATGCGCACCGGGTGCCAGGCTGGACTGTATTTTCGACTGAGACATATAACCCACTGGGTGGCTAG
- a CDS encoding DUF1796 family putative cysteine peptidase yields MGNKSRIIPIGGFCSVAKELERRGLRDGSLPFDWVMTDLDSVSRLLERQFDRLFCPDALRRKEGMPHVVAHKNYYFDFYHDFPEHVSIEQVLPVVRAKYERRIQRIYEWLGEADRILFIHYVLTDADRLKEEIDRFFRVVTKLSNAKVDLLVVAVRDERIDPCICKLDRVTVIQVDSDPGQNVCRKFIQKNKSVQNWVGEYVQNFYSRRRQLKNRYLYFQKKIRKKKSWHH; encoded by the coding sequence ATGGGAAATAAAAGTAGAATCATTCCGATCGGCGGATTTTGCAGTGTTGCAAAAGAACTGGAGCGACGTGGGCTGCGTGACGGATCGTTACCGTTTGACTGGGTTATGACGGATTTGGACAGTGTGAGCCGATTGCTTGAAAGACAGTTTGACAGGCTTTTTTGTCCGGATGCATTACGTCGGAAAGAGGGGATGCCGCATGTTGTGGCACATAAAAACTATTATTTTGATTTTTACCATGATTTCCCAGAACATGTTTCAATTGAACAGGTTCTTCCTGTTGTTCGGGCCAAATATGAGCGAAGAATCCAGCGTATTTACGAGTGGTTAGGGGAAGCTGACCGAATCCTTTTTATACATTATGTGCTAACAGACGCTGATCGGCTCAAGGAGGAGATCGATCGTTTCTTCCGCGTCGTAACCAAACTCTCCAACGCTAAGGTAGACTTGTTGGTTGTTGCTGTCCGTGACGAAAGGATAGATCCGTGTATTTGTAAGTTGGATCGCGTGACTGTAATACAGGTTGATTCAGATCCTGGGCAAAATGTTTGCCGCAAATTTATACAGAAGAATAAATCTGTCCAGAACTGGGTAGGTGAATATGTTCAGAACTTTTACTCCCGTAGAAGGCAATTAAAAAACAGGTATCTCTATTTTCAGAAAAAAATACGTAAAAAGAAGTCGTGGCATCATTAA
- a CDS encoding capsular polysaccharide synthesis protein, producing the protein MSFDSLIKFGYNLLYRMKFYEARLIWYQFFNTISPLKSEEIRRKIDSAVHEKRCSTVAEKYLERLEKDEHFEHFKSPPAGEKIIWQCWFQGEENAPEVIKKCFETVKKFCGDYKRIVLSEKNIHEYVEFPDFILKKYEKGIICKAHFSDLLRVYLLSEYGGVWLDASVYLIRPIPEDILDADFFVFKRPKTKPNSRIIGNWFIVSKPHSILIEMIKESLTLFWKDEHDEIDYFIMHYLFSVAVRKNSLFQNEFEKIPFYSNRKPHRFDRLLHSKTGYSDSRLRKYHNAFFCQKLFHRHPLAGELLNRINKLNLN; encoded by the coding sequence ATGAGTTTTGATTCTTTAATAAAATTTGGATACAATCTGCTTTACAGGATGAAATTCTATGAGGCCAGACTGATATGGTATCAGTTTTTCAACACCATCTCTCCCCTGAAATCGGAAGAAATCCGGCGCAAGATCGACAGCGCAGTTCACGAAAAGCGCTGCTCGACTGTCGCCGAGAAATATCTGGAACGCCTTGAAAAGGATGAACATTTTGAGCATTTCAAATCTCCCCCAGCGGGAGAGAAAATAATCTGGCAGTGTTGGTTTCAGGGGGAAGAAAATGCGCCGGAGGTCATCAAGAAGTGTTTTGAAACAGTCAAAAAATTCTGTGGAGATTATAAGAGGATTGTTTTGTCCGAAAAAAACATTCATGAGTATGTTGAGTTTCCCGACTTCATACTCAAGAAATATGAAAAAGGAATCATCTGCAAAGCTCATTTCTCAGATCTGCTGAGGGTATACCTTCTCTCCGAATATGGAGGTGTTTGGCTTGATGCGTCCGTATACCTCATCCGCCCCATCCCGGAAGATATCTTAGATGCCGATTTTTTTGTTTTCAAAAGACCGAAGACCAAACCGAACTCCAGAATAATAGGAAATTGGTTCATTGTCTCAAAACCTCACAGCATTCTGATCGAAATGATCAAGGAAAGCCTGACTCTTTTTTGGAAGGATGAGCACGACGAAATCGATTACTTTATTATGCATTATCTATTCTCGGTTGCTGTCAGGAAAAACAGCCTGTTTCAGAATGAGTTTGAAAAAATCCCGTTTTACTCCAACCGCAAGCCGCACCGGTTCGACCGGCTGCTTCACAGCAAAACGGGCTATTCCGACTCTCGGTTACGCAAATATCACAACGCTTTTTTTTGCCAGAAGCTGTTTCATCGACATCCTCTGGCTGGAGAACTGCTTAACCGAATCAACAAACTCAATTTGAACTGA
- a CDS encoding YrbL family protein produces MIVLNDGLVFARGGRRVCYVHPDDASKCIKVLGPNGDPVKRREATPWYKRLRPLSMFDDNLRELKSFKVLEKHTDSVWNHFPRCYGISGTNCGPGIVTDLVRNADGSVPLTVQQYVAENGKTTELFAALETFFFLLRSEVVITRDILDHNIIVRDQGAGLVVVMIDGFGSSEVIPLSNWIKWFGIKKVERKIQRFKERYGFDSISS; encoded by the coding sequence ATGATAGTGCTGAATGATGGTTTGGTTTTTGCGCGCGGCGGTCGGCGCGTTTGCTATGTGCATCCGGATGATGCTTCTAAATGTATAAAGGTTCTGGGGCCGAACGGGGATCCGGTAAAACGCCGGGAAGCGACCCCCTGGTATAAGCGCTTGCGCCCACTCTCGATGTTTGATGACAATCTGCGCGAGCTCAAATCCTTTAAGGTGCTTGAGAAACATACGGATTCTGTTTGGAATCATTTTCCGCGCTGTTATGGCATTTCTGGAACCAACTGCGGGCCGGGAATTGTTACCGATTTAGTTCGAAACGCGGACGGCAGTGTGCCTTTGACAGTGCAGCAGTATGTGGCGGAAAATGGGAAAACCACCGAGCTGTTTGCGGCATTGGAGACATTTTTCTTTTTGCTCCGGAGCGAAGTTGTGATTACACGCGATATCTTGGATCATAACATCATTGTTCGCGACCAGGGGGCGGGGCTTGTGGTTGTTATGATTGACGGATTCGGTTCTTCGGAAGTGATTCCTCTCTCGAATTGGATAAAATGGTTCGGAATAAAGAAAGTTGAACGGAAAATTCAGCGGTTCAAAGAGCGCTATGGCTTTGATTCGATAAGCTCATGA